A stretch of DNA from Juglans microcarpa x Juglans regia isolate MS1-56 chromosome 5D, Jm3101_v1.0, whole genome shotgun sequence:
aataagATCACTGAAGCAGTATTTTGTCCAAATTTATCAGCAGTGATCTGACCTGGACACTTGCATTATGGTTGAGAGTTTAAagggaaagagaagaagaagggagaagAGCGGTTGGAGAGAAAATTTATATTGTCACACTTGGATATTCTCGAATATAGATCAGTTGAGCTCTATCTTAGGACCAAATTTGCAGTTTCTAATCTCTTATTCTCTGAGAAGTATTTTCttaaatgaaaattagaaaGCATGAAAAAGAGAAAGTGGCGTATTTATGTTTTTCCTTAtagttttgtttataaaatctTGTCATCTTGGTAATTTATTAATGAGTCCgatacttataaaaatttttttattaatgagtcTGAAGTCTTATGTATCTTTTGAGGTCTTTCTATCCACGTGTCATGTTTCAGGTTCTTAAACCAGTGGCAAAAGAACCCTtgtaaatgtttttctttggtcttttcttttttccctaaAATGAGAAGACTTGAGAGAATATTGAGAATAGAAGCTTTCACATTCCTTTTGCTTCCCCTGCAAAAGTTAGCAATTCTTCTTTCACATTTAATAGAGATCTCTGCCGTTCAGATCAATGATATGAACTATATCTTCAATTGTAGATATGTTAACGATGGGAGGCCCTTCTGGCAATATATAGTCAGTTATTCCACTGGCTGTTCGGATGCTCAGTACTTTGAAGAACTCTATAACTACTATACCACTGACAAGGTATGGTCATTTGTAAATTAGCTTTTATGTTCAATCTCGTGCTATGAGTTTACGTacttaatggtgataaatgatAATCTTTTGCAAATGCTTGTTTCCATAGGCTTGGCACCTTTGTGATCCTGATGCTGAGAAAGTATTTAAAGCTCTTAGAAAAGCGGGTGTGAAGCTGGGTGTCGTGTCAAATTTTGACACTCGATTAAGACCTCTGTTGCAAGCTCTAAATTGTGATAATTGGTTTGATGCTCTGGCAGTGTCTGCTGAAGTATGTCCATTGATCTCTGATcatattttagttgtttttcttCCACTTGTACGCATGCGTGTGCCAGGGTGTGTGTTTTCATTTGTCGGAATATGAGTGTCTTCGCTTGTCTGTGTGCATTTTATTTAGGATTTCAGAAAGTTTCATGTCATTATTGTCTCGGCAGTGTAGTAATGTCCATATCGTATGAATAATTTGTTTTGGTCTACTGAATGTATTTACAGCCACTCGCCTACACCTGATCATTTTATGagcctttctctttctcttttctccttTAACAGGTTGAAGCAGAGAAGCCAAATCCAACTATATTTCTAAAAGCTTGCGATTTGTTAGGAGTAGAGCCTGAGGATGCTGTACATGTAGGGGATGACCGTAGGAATGATATATGGGGTGCCAGAGATGCAGGTTGTGATGCTTGGCTATGGGGAAGTGATGTTCACTCTTTTAAGGAGGTGGGTTTCTTCCAAATCTATCACTTTAATGTGAATTACTTGGTATGAGAGTGCTTTGGCCATGAAATCTTTATCATTCCCATAAACAACCAAAGCAAGAGAACATAATGTGCAATCTCCagttcatattcttttttttttataagttaaaaattttattaagcaCAATGTAATAGGCGAAGCCCAAGTATACATGAAGTATACAGaagaaacacctagttacattctaaaACTAGAAAAACGAAGACAAGAACTCGTTTACAGCCCCACCcttgagtacaatagcagagAACCAGCTAAGTAGAGTGCTTAACAAAAACTTCCAAAATGCATCTCTATTGCGTTCCTGATCATTATCTCCAGTTCATATTCTTCTAGATGCTTCCAGTAATTCTTGCAGTTGTGTTTTTGAGCACAGTGTGTATGCGTGTGTGCGTGTTGGGATATTAAAATCATTGTTTGTTGAATCTGGCTCCGATCCACTATTGAAAATCTTCAAGTCTACCAGATCTCCATTTTAGCTTCTTTCATTCTCCTTCATAAATTCTTCCCATTCTAAAGTTAAAAATGAGGGTTGTATCACGTGTATGGGTGAGTAGAAGAATAGATAtgataattctgaagaaaaGATTACTTACAATTTCCAATTGGAAGTTAGAAGATCTAACATGCTTTTCATGGATTTTGAGGAACCATCCTcactgaaaaagaaaacaaaaaagaaaagagggaatttCCTATACTTGAATGGGAAAATGTGGGTGATTTGCCTGAGATGCTGTAACCATGTGCATTTCTGGAGTTCCAAGTGTGTTGGCAAAACTGTTGGCTTCATATTGGCAATTATGGGGTTTaatatttcaagaaattttggtCAAGTGAAATTAACTTTGATATGGTGACAAGCATAATCTTTATTTAAACTATTTAGCCTGTTTAGTTCAATTGATTTCTTTTGGATAGGatcaaaataactaaatatgTCTCATTGTTGGCCTTGGCCCTTGATGCATAATGTATCATGGTCAATCACACCGACTCTTCGGAGCTGTTTACTGTTGTGCTTTTAGTTGAAACTTTACACCTACGGCTTCTCCATAAACTTCTGATCAAGTCATTGCGTATTTTTTGAAGTGTGTATATGGTTTCAATGATTGTTTCTGATGCAGGTTGCTCAGAGGATAGGGGTCTGGGTTTAAAAGAAGTTTGTTCTTTCGAAGCATCTTGAAGGGATGCTCTCTGTATGTACAGGTTTCTTTAGCTTTTGGTAAGAGTTGTACATTCTGCTCTGTTGTACTAATAGGATAGGAGTAACTGATGCTATGACAGACTTGATAAATAAGAATAAGACCATTTTGTTGGGcttttttcttgataaatttCCGTTTTTCTTGggcttttttctttcattttccattAAATTCCTACATCGACATCATTTCTGCCTGGGAAACCATTGGCAGGTGAGAAAAATGTATGGGAAAATGACAAGAAATGGGTTGCTTCTTGGCGGTTCGATTTCTGTCGTGCTTCACGAATACGGCTCTTTTTCCTTAATGTGGTCTGGATCATGCTCCTCGTATTTGTCAAATACAATTAGGTCCCATATTTTTCACTCGAACCAGCTGTGTCCTCGAATGTGCATCCCCATGCTTTTTCCAAGCTGGATAGATAATTGACattatttgagattgatttttaaCTTTCGAGTTTTGATTTTCTATTCCCTCGatgtttttttaatgtgtaTATAGTATGTATTTAACGTTTATCATAATAGTATAATCTAATGCATTAAAACCATGTCcatcccaaaaaaatatatttacataaaagATTATACACACTGAACaataagtatttaaaataatatttgagggATATCAATACAATATCTTTTTTGTAATataatctattaatttttttttctatgaaatatttgtttttgCATCAACACTACAGTCTACGAACCGAAATAAGGCCTTTTGGGAAGTGAAATGATATTAAGAAAATCTCATCTagcttttcataattttattcccaaacattactcaaacataacatttttcaatttcaaacctttaggcttcgtttggttatcaaactcatctcaacttataattacaacattttcaaattccaatacaaaatataataaataatttaactttttcaaattctaaaataataataatattaaaaaataatattgtaacaatattttatcatctcaactcaactcagttcaacatccaaatgcagtaactttttcatctaatgatTATCTAATTGTTacaaattttctcaactttaaaacaaaatacaaaacataatacaattttttcaaattttaaaacattaaataatattaaaatgttatatttaaataatattttaattttataatatgtttgtttaactttattttctttcatttactaaaattcaataaagcatcttaattcaaatcacttcgttactatttacaaactatttcaatatcattcacaaaattctcatcttatcttattatctaAACATACCTTAAAGTTAGTTTCTTTGAACTTACTCCACTCTCTCTGGACAACCCATTTTTTGGATGTGTATCctaataatgtttttctttttctatataaCCAAGATACTCTATATTTCTCATAATAGGAAGATCTCTtcaaaatgttttcaaatttaattatcaAACTTAATTTTTGAGCAAATTGAACATGTTAAAACATGTAAATGGCAATACAAAAAACTATTGGgattttaaaagaagaaaaattaatgttattgaatttgaaaataatgatCGAAATTTACAAAAAGTTTTCTTGAAAAAGCTAAAGCCATTATTGCCATTTATTAGATTTGAATGAGTTTTTATGCGCAGAATACACCATTGATGACATCACTAAATACCAAAATATTGGTTCAGGAACCAATACTATATTCGCTGAGACAAATGGAAATGGAACCAAATAAGGTCTGTTTGGATATTTAAAGAGTttattctcatcttatcattataatttttttaaatttatacataaaatataataaataatttaattttttaattttttaaaataataataataataaaaaataatattctaataatattttattcaacttttaatttttatttaaaattatttattctcattttactatctaaatgagactaaatataaatttaaagatagTTCCATCTATCAAATTTTTATCGAAATCAACCAATTTGCTTGttataaaaaatcaattgaaaTACAGTTAAAGGCTTGTAGCCTGATTGACATAATACTCAACTTTTAaaatagagatatggagtttgAAATTCCGCTTCccaactaaaaagaaaagaaaattcaattcaaatataataataataataataagaatgtGCTTCTTGTGTTTGTCAGCAAAGGTTATTTCCGTAATTTGATACTCCGTACTGAACCTTCCTCCTCTCATGCCTCAAGGCGGGAAAATGAACTGAGATCctgaaaaaacataaaaataaaagaattaaagaaaacGGAAAAGAAGGGGGCAAATtcggagggagggagggagagaggcaGAGGATCGCCAAGCTGAGTGAGAAATGGAGAGGATACAGGTGGCTGTCCGTGCTCGACCTCTCTCGGAAGAGGATGCCAAGACCAGCCCTTGGAGAATTTCTGCTAACTCCATTTTCATCTCAAACCACTCCTCCAAATTCGATTTCGGTACTCTCGCTCCTCCCTCTACTTTTTgcctttcatttcttctttcatttttagagttacactttcattttttttttctttttgaaatttctGGTTTATAGATCGCATTTTCGGAGAAGACTGCAAGACTATCGAGGTCTATCAGGCTCGCACTAAGGAAATAGTCGCTGCAGCAGTTTGTGGTTTCAATGGTTCGCATCCCATCTCAGTTGGTTGTGaaactttttaaataatttatatgcaTTTGATTTTTCTGCTCTCTCCTATTTTGCTGTAGGCACTGTGTTTGCTTATGGCCAAACAAACAGTGGGAAAACCTATACAATGCGAGGCTCCGCTACGGAGCCAGGGATCATTCCTCTTTCTGTGCATGATTTATTCAAAACCATTCAACAGGTATTTAAGAACAAGATCCCTTTGAAGTATTCtagatgaataaaaaattaattacatgttccataaattatttaattagatTCGTGATTGGCCTACGCCATCGCGGTAATTTTTATCACTTATTAAACAACTTTTTACGAGATCGACTGTATGCTGCTTTAAATTGACACATTTGCATTTCATGATTAATTGGGGCTTATGTATTGGTACAATCCATATAGCTGACTGAACAGTTGCCTGCTACCCATTTTTTTCCTGTTTATAAAGTTTGTTGGAATATATAAGTAAAGAGTAATGATAGGGATAGGCCTCAAATGGACATTGTACGTTTGTggcttgtatatatcattattcataagTAAATAAGTAAAAGTGCCCTCTTGGATACTCCTCACTTGCAAAACTTTGAAGACTGTGAGAACTCATGATAGTGATaacttttcttcttatttttagaGTTTGTCATTCTGTTTTAGAGTTTGTTGTTCTGTTTCCATTTGCCTCCTTATTCGAGTGCCTCTCTTGTATACACTCTGTATGAAGGTAGCGCCCCTTTGctcatttaataaaagttacttataaaagaaCTTGTTATGATTTTACACTTCAGGATGTGGACCGAGAGTTTCTTCTGCGAATGTCCTATATGGAGATCTATAATGAGGAAATAAATGATTTGTTGGCTCCTGAGCACCGAAAACTGCAGATTCACGAAAGTCTTGAGGTACTATGCTATTTACCATAATGATATTTGATATTGCCATTACTCACTGTTCTTTCCGTTTCCCTTATACTTGCAGCGGGGAATATATGTTGCTGGTTTACGAGAAGAAATTGTTGCCTCTCCAGAGCAAGTACTTGATCTCATGGAGTTTGGAGAGTGTAATTTTTACTTTGTATACATCTTATGGTTTTACACTTTTACTTCTCCATTTAAGTAGTACTAAAAAGCACTTTTCACTTCTTTGAATGCTTTTATGTGGCTTACATACccattcttttactttttgaacAAACTGTTACCAGGGTTGAGATAATGTGGCTGCTCAGGTTCTGTTCAATCATAGATTTTTAATTGCTCTCTGTTTCTGAGTTTTTTCTATCTTATATATTCACCTATCTGAACACCAACTAACTCAATCTTTAAATGTCTGTGATATTTCTCTCCCTTACCCCCCCTCATTTTGATGGCTCCCTGCTGTTAAATATACAGGCGACTGGCagcttattttatgtttttgcatTTAATTTCAGCCCATCGGCATATTGGAGAGACAAATATGAATCTGTACAGTAGTCGGTCCCACACTATCTTCCGCATGGTATACTTATTCAGCTTTCCAAAAATTTAGTTATATGGTTATATGTGTTCATCTACCTAATCATTTTACTCAAATAGATAATAGAAAGTCGGAACAAAAGTGAAGATGAAGATATGGCCAGTTCTTGTGATGCCGTCCGTGTATCAGTTTTGGT
This window harbors:
- the LOC121265158 gene encoding haloacid dehalogenase-like hydrolase domain-containing protein 3, with protein sequence MALIATRTKLSRLLSSGCISNGGIRVGPFGKFGAMCWSTAVAAVEPGPVGLGMLGLKDYEDYRRSLYGEITHKALLVDAAGTLLVPSQPMAQIYRSIGEKYGVKYSEDEILNRYRRAYDQPWGRSRLRYVNDGRPFWQYIVSYSTGCSDAQYFEELYNYYTTDKAWHLCDPDAEKVFKALRKAGVKLGVVSNFDTRLRPLLQALNCDNWFDALAVSAEVEAEKPNPTIFLKACDLLGVEPEDAVHVGDDRRNDIWGARDAGCDAWLWGSDVHSFKEVAQRIGVWV